The Sesamum indicum cultivar Zhongzhi No. 13 linkage group LG6, S_indicum_v1.0, whole genome shotgun sequence genome has a segment encoding these proteins:
- the LOC105165364 gene encoding uncharacterized protein LOC105165364, whose amino-acid sequence MNSSYLDDMVTRLMRNVIQGNWEEVANIYQQHPEALLTKINQSEDTALHIAISDGNADIFAELVLRTVIRTSPEALRFQNQLGNTPLHLAASLGNVKICELMASTDSRLIGIRNRNGETPFFLAALNGRMEAFLCLHYLLRSGEGYEYCRRKNGETILHSAISREYFDLAFQIIHHYGKLVNWVDEQGRTPLHILARKPYAFRSGSDIRGYQKLIYHCIYVDELRPSSYQVQDIRHGENAKYPANCQTCVNFSLCLRGIMRMLTCLRPKRQQADAELQRSDHEQAQGSSMSQDEGIQLLPANSLGCFHCLQVVSKVMLVILGLGSARRIKMFQEKQRHIWSIQIMEKLLEKASPQVYTIKGETPILVAAKNGIIEMVEKILDLFPVAIYDMNVEKKNIVLLTVENRQPQLYTFLTRRKTMREAIFRQRDAHGNTALHLAAMLPADTIRPWPVPGAVLQMQWEIKWYEFVRESMPFDFFFRYNNEGQTAEDIFSKSHESLLNEAGKWLSSISQSCSVLASLVATVAFTSSTTVPGGVRSESGIPTLEDKPAFTVFAISSVIALCFSVASLLMFLVIHTSRYQEKDFSKYLPMRLLLGSISLVVSVVSMLVSYFAGHSFLLNNKLKNAAFAAYAVIFLPVTLFAARRIPFYIGLVLLTFRKVPIRKPPERKHK is encoded by the exons ATGAATTCCTCATACCTGGATGATATGGTGACAAGGCTGATGCGGAATGTGATTCAGGGCAACTGGGAAGAAGTTGCCAACATATACCAACAACATCCAGAAGCTCTTCTTACTAAGATCAACCAATCAGAAGATACGGCTCTACACATAGCTATTTCTGATGGCAATGCCGACATATTTGCAGAGCTGGTTTTAAGAACTGTCATCCGTACCAGCCCCGAAGCCCTGCGATTCCAGAATCAGCTTGGGAACACACCTCTCCATCTTGCGGCCTCTCTGGGCAACGTCAAGATCTGCGAGCTCATGGCATCTACAGACTCACGGCTCATCGGGATACGAAACAGGAATGGTGAAACTCCCTTTTTTCTTGCTGCTCTCAATGGCAGAATGGAAGCGTTTCTTTGCCTGCATTACTTGTTGAGAAGTGGAGAAGGTTATGAGTATTGTAGGAGAAAAAATGGAGAGACGATTCTCCATTCTGCCATCTCCAGAGAATATTTTG ATCTAGCGTTTCAAATAATTCATCACTATGGGAAGCTTGTAAACTGGGTGGACGAGCAGGGGCGCACACCACTGCATATTCTTGCAAGGAAGCCATATGCCTTCAGAAGTGGAAGCGATATCAGAGGTTACCAAAAACTCATTTATCATT GTATATATGTTGATGAGCTTCGGCCATCCAGTTACCAGGTACAGGACATTCGACATGGAGAAAATGCTAAGTATCCGGCCAACTGCCAGACCTGCGTAAACTTCAGCCTTTGTCTGAGGGGTATAATGAGGATGCTGA CTTGTTTAAGACCAAAGAGACAGCAAGCAGATGCAGAGCTACAGCGATCTGATCATGAACAAG CACAAGGATCAAGCATGTCCCAAGATGAAGGAATACAATTGCTTCCCGCCAACTCTCTCGGATGTTTTCACTGTCTCCAAGTTGTATCCAAAGTGATGCTGGTAATCCTTGGCTTGG GATCCGcgagaagaataaaaatgtttCAGGAAAAGCAGAGGCATATCTGGTCCATCCAAATCATGGAAAAATTGCTAGAGAAGGCTTCTCCGCAAGTCTACACAATCAAGGGGGAAACACCAATACTTGTCGCCGCAAAGAATGGTATAATAGAAATGGTGGAAAAGATACTTGACCTCTTTCCTGTGGCCATCTATGACATGAACGTTGAGAAGAAGAATATTGTTCTGCTTACAGTGGAAAATCGGCAGCCTCAACTTTACACATTCTTAACCCGCCGGAAAACAATGAGAGAAGCCATATTCCGCCAAAGGGACGCCCATGGAAACACTGCTTTACATCTTGCTGCCATGCTGCCGGCAGATACTATTCGACCGTGGCCCGTCCCAGGTGCTGTATTGCAGATGCAATGGGAAATTAAGTGGTATGAG TTTGTGAGGGAGTCGATGCCGTTCGACTTCTTTTTCCGATACAATAATGAAGGCCAAACCGCAGAGGATATATTCAGCAAAAGCCATGAAAGCCTGCTCAACGAGGCTGGCAAGTGGCTGAGCAGCATCTCCCAGTCCTGCTCCGTGCTAGCCTCTCTCGTTGCAACCGTAGCATTCACTAGCTCCACCACCGTTCCCGGCGGAGTCAGGTCGGAGAGCGGCATCCCAACCCTGGAAGATAAACCAGCCTTTACCGTGTTCGCCATCTCCTCAGTCATTGCGCTATGCTTCTCTGTCGCGTCACTCTTGATGTTCTTGGTGATTCACACCTCCAG GTACCAGGAGAAAGACTTCAGCAAGTACCTGCCGATGAGGCTTCTACTGGGCTCAATATCTCTTGTGGTCTCTGTAGTTTCTATGTTGGTGTCATACTTTGCTGGGCACTCCTTTTTGCTCAACAATAAGCTCAAAAATGCCGCCTTCGCGGCGTATGCTGTAATTTTCTTGCCGGTGACCCTTTTCGCCGCCCGACGGATCCCATTTTATATTGGTCTTGTGTTGCTTACATTTAGGAAGGTCCCAATTAGGAAGCCGCCGGAAAGGAAACACAAGTAA
- the LOC105165308 gene encoding BI1-like protein yields the protein MWGQAYGKYDVESGRQPLYPMMLESPELRWSFIRKIYTIISIQLLLTVAVAALVVTVHPISHFFATTSAGLALYILLIITPFIVLCPLYYYYQRHPLNYFLLGLFTVSLAFAVGLTCSYTSGKVILEAALLTAVVVVSLTLYTFWAAKRGQDFNFLGPFLFGAVVVLMFFSIIQIFFPLGKVSVMIYGGLASIIFCGYIVYDTDNLIKRYTYDEFIWAAIALYLDIINLFLSLLTLFRAADN from the exons ATGTGGGGTCAGGCTTACGGGAAGTATGACGTGGAATCTGGCCGCCAGCCACTGTATCCGATGATGCTGGAGAGCCCGGAACTCCGGTGGTCGTTTATTCGCAAGATATATACGATAATCAGTATTCAGTTGCTTCTCACTGTTGCTGTGGCTGCTCTTGTTGTTACCGTCCACCCCATATCTCATTTCTTTGCCACTACCTCGGCTGGTTTGGCGCTTTACATTCTTCTGATCATCACCCCTTTTATTG TCTTGTGCCCACTGTATTACTATTATCAGAGGCATCCTTTGAATTATTTCCTGCTTGGGCTGTTCACGGTGTCGCTTGCATTTGCTGTCGGGTTGACTTGTTCCTACACCAGTG GGAAAGTTATTCTGGAGGCTGCTCTCTTGACTGCTGTTGTGGTTGTCAGTCTCACTTTATACACTTTCTGGGCTGCAAAGAGAGGTCAAGATTTCAATTTCCTTGGGCCTTTTTTGTTCGGAGCTGTTGTCGTGCTGATGTTCTTCTCCATTATTCAG ATTTTCTTCCCTCTGGGTAAGGTAAGTGTAATGATATACGGTGGCCTGGCATCTATAATATTCTGTGGATACATCGTATACGACACTGATAATCTGATCAAGCGATACACCTACGACGAGTTCATATGGGCTGCTATTGCGCTGTATTTAGACATCATCaacctctttctttctctgttgACCCTTTTTAGAGCTGCAGATAATTAG